The segment GCGTGATGGTGACGCCCCCAGGTCCAGTGACGGTAATGGTTCCACCGCCGATAATCTGACCTGTGACGGAGGAGTAAATATATCCAGCCGGATCGACCGCATCAAGGAAGTCATTTTGTGAGCTATCCACGCCTGCGAGGGTCACTGGGATCAAGTTATCATTGGCAGATTGGACGTCTGCTGTGCTGGTAGAGGCCACGGGATCCGTTTCGACGACCAGGTATGAGCCATCGCCCAAGCCTGTGAAGAGATACTGACCCAGGCTGTTCGTCACCGTCGATCCGACGCGTGTATCAGTCTGCGGATCATAAACACCGTTGCCATTGATGTCGGCATAGAGAGTGACCGTGACGCCGGAAACGGGCTGATCATTGTCCGAGAAGCTTCCATCGAGATCGTAGTCATCACGCACGGTGCCGCTAATGCTATGGACGACACCTGTGTCATCGAGGAAGTCATTCCCGGTGCTATCCGCGCCAGCGATGCTGGTCGTGATGAGGTCATCGGTGGCGGAACCTGCCACATCATTTTCAGAGATGAATCCAGCGGGATTTGTCTCGATGATGAGGTAGTCGGACGCATCTGGCAGATTGATAAAGGCGTAGCTGCCATCCAGCAGAGTAGCGGTGGTGGCGATGAGTTCACCAGACTGTGCGATACCGTCTGTATTCAGGTCTTTGAAGAGCTGAATTACGGCCCCAGCGATGGGTGTGTCCCCTGCCCCGAAGGCACCATCATCTGGAGTGCCGTCATCCAAGACGGTCCCGCGAATGGCATGCAGCACGATGGATTTATCGAGGAAATCGCGCCCCGTGATGTCGGCGTTAGTGATCGTGGCACTGACGCGATCATCATTGGCACCCGTCACATCCGCCGAGCTGACGGCATTGGCCGGATTGCTCTCGGTGACGACATAGGAGCCCGCTGGCAGACCACTGAAGTCGTAGTGACCACTAGCATCGGTGACGGCGATGGCCAACAGCGTGCCATCAGCAGGATCGCCATCGCCATTGGGGTCATTGTAGAGTCGGATCACGACACCTGCGATGCCACCATCACTATCTCCGAGGTCTCCGTCACCATCGGAATCGAGGCGCACCTGACCACTGAGTCGATACGGAGGAGACTGATAGCCAAAATCCGCAGTAAGCACATCATCACCCGCAGCAAGAGCCAACGTGGTCATGTTATCGAGAGTCGCATCTGGATCTGCGCTCTGGGCAGCGCCCAAAGGCAGCGTAGAGGCATCCACTTTGACGGTGTAACTTCCAGGAATGAGGCCCGTGAAGCTATAATGGCCCATACTGTCTGTGACCTGCGTGGGCTCATTGGAATCAAGTGAGCCATCTCCATCGAGATCGAGGAAAAGACGCACATTCGGAAGGGCCAGCTCGGCGGCATCCTGCACGCCGTCGGCATCCGCATCGCTCCAGACGTAGTCGCCGAGGCTTGCATTGCCCTGGTAGCCAAAGTCAGCGGTGAGCGTGTTGTCACCAGCAGCCAGTGTGATGCTGGTCTTATGATCGACAGTAGCATCAGGATCACCCGTTTGCGTCACGCCAGCTGGAAGGGTGCTGGAGTCCACCATGACCGTGTAGGTGCCAGGGATGAGGTTCGTGAAGCTGTAAAGGCCAGCGCTATCGGTCGTGTCCGCAGGCTCATTGGCGTCTTTGATGCCATCATTGTCCAGATCAAGGAAGACAACCACGCCGCTGATTGGCAGCTCAGTAGCATCCTGCACGCCATCAGCGTCGAAGTCGTTCCAGACGTAATCACCGAGGCTTGCATTGCCCTGGTAGCCGAAGTCAGCGGTGAGCGTGTTGTCACCAGCAGCGAGTGTGATGCTGGCCTTGTGATCCACGGAAGCATCGGGGTCACCAGTTTGAGTCACACCAGCGGGGAGTGTGCTGGCGTCAACCATGACGGTGTAGGTGCCAGGAATGAGGCCCGTGAAGCCGTACAGGCCAGCACTATCGGTCGTGTCCGCAGGTTCGTTGGCGTCTTTGATGCCATCATTGTCCAGATCGAGGAAGACAACCACGCCGCTGATAGGCAGCTCGGTGGCGTCTTGCACACCATCACCATCCGCATCATTCCAGACGTAGTCACCGAGACTTGCGTCTCCTTTGTAGCCGAAGTCAGCCGTGAGCGTGTTGTCACCAGCAGCCAGCGTGATGCTGGTTTTGTGATCCGCAGTTGCGTCAGGGTCACCCGTTTGGGTCACACCCGCGGGTAGTGTGCTGGAGTCCACCATGACGGTGTAGGTGCCTGGGATGAGGCCCGTGAAGCCGTAAAGGCCAGCGCTATCGGTCGTATCCGCCGGCTCGTTGGCGTCTTTGATGCCATCGTTGTCCAAATCAAGGAAGACGACCACGCCGCTGATAGGCAGCTCAGTAGCATCCTGCACGCCATCAGCGTCGAGATCGTTCCAGACGTAGTCGCCGAGGCTTGCATTGCCCTGGTAGCCGAAGTCGGCAGTGAGCAAGTCTTGGCCGTGTGACAGTGTCACCGTTGTCTTGTGATTGATGGTGGTGTCTGGATCGCCAGTCTGTGTGACACCAGCGGGGAGTGTGCTGGCATCCACCATGACCGTGTAGGTGCTCGGAAGCAGATTTTCGATGTGATAGAGTCCATCCGCCGTCGTAGTGGCGCTGGGCTCGCCGACATCGTAAATGCCATCATTATCCGAGTCGATGAAAACGAGGACTCCGCCAATTCCGGGCTCCGTAGCGTCCTGCACACCATCGCCATTGTGATCGATCCATACTTTATCGCCGACAGAGGCTGGAGTGACTTCGCCAAAGTTGTAGTTCTCACCGCGATCACCAGAGTTGAGCGTGATCGAAGTGAATTGGTCATCAAGCGGATCACTATTGGTGCCGCGAGCGACGCTGGCGACCGTGCCGAGCAGGTCCACAGTGGATTTATGACCTGCGGGCTGTGTTTCGACGATCTGGTAGGTGCCAGGCGTGAGGCCGGTGAAGGTGTAGGTGCCGTCAGAGCCGGTGTACTGAGTGGCGGTGACTGGATTGCCAAAGACATCCGTGCCGGTCAGCGTGAGGAGCACATTCGCTAGGCCGGACTCCGTGCTATCGAGAGTCTGATCTGCATCTGCATCGAACCAGACACGTCCACCGATGGCAGCAGGAGCACCGAGCAGAGTGACGGGGTGGTCATCCGCGTTATCAGCGAGACTGACCTCCGTGCTAGTGGTGCTGATAGCTGCGTAATTGATCACTGATTGGTTATGCAGCGTGAGGTAGTTCGTACCGACCTGGGCAGTGAGCGTGATGGAGCCAGTGGCACCATCGGCTAGAGTGCCCATATTCCACGTCACGGTCTGACCAGAGACACTGGTAGGCGTAGGCACGGCGCTGGCGAATGTGAGACCAGCAGGTAGGAGGTCGGTGATGACCACGTTGTCTGCGTCACCACCGCCATTACTGCCGTAGGTGATGGTGTAGTTTAGCAGGCCACCTAGAGGTGCCGTAGCGGGGCCAGACTTGCTGGTCCACACATTGGCAAAGAGCGGATCTGTGAGGGCAACAACAACAACAGGCACGCTGTCTTCATTATTGGTCGTATCGGTCTCCTGGCGGTCATTAGTGACGCGGACGACGTTGGTGTAGGTATCTGGCAGCGTGCCAGAATCCACCGTGGTCTCCACGATGATGGTGCCGGTCTGGCTAGCCCCCTGATTGCCGAGTTCCCAGGTGAAAACTTGGCCATCACTGCTGGTCTGAGCAGGTGTGGAGTTGATGAAAGTAAATCCAGCGGGCAAGGTATCCTTCACAGTGACTCCAAGCGCCTCCTGCGGCCCATTCACCGTCCATTGGAGCGTGAAGAAGACGGTGTCGCCAGGACGTGCGGACACGCGGGAGGCAGTCTTGGTCACCTCCACGTCAGTGAGGCGCAGCAGGATGCTATCATCTGCGACGTTATTCGTATAGCTCGACTCAGGCGTGGAGGTGCTGATGGAGACGGTGTTATCGACAGCGGTCTGGCCCGCAGGAGCAGGATCATCGACTGTGACGCGGAATTTGATCTGTTTTTTCTCACACGCGTAGTAGGTGAGCTTCCAGCCATGGATCTGCGGCGAGAGCAGGCGGCTCTCTGAAGTAAGCACCGCGCGAACGAGCACTTCCGTATTCTTGGGGTCGATAGAGCCCACAGAAATGAGACCAGAAGACATGTTATTGGGGCCAAAAAGAACGTGTGAGCCATCCGCTGTGAGGATGGACCACTCGATGGCGGTGCCATCTGGCACCGTCTGATCGACGATGAGGTCACGCCAGCCGACGAGGCAGTCCACATTGACGAGCTTCTCATACGTACCGGTCAAATAATGGCCAACGGGCGTGAGCGAGGCGATCCAGACGGCACCACGATTCACACCACCCGTGTCATTGAGGCTAGCAGCAGCGCCGATGTCGATGAAGCCATCGCCATCGAGATCACCGAGGCTACCCACTGCCTGACCATAGAGATCACCCACGGCGAGTTCCGCAGACATGCTGCTCGTGGCAGCGCTGGTCTTTCTCCAAGCCTGTGTGGTGCCATTGGCATTGAGCGTGAGCAGCCACACGGCACCGCGATTGCTACCAGAGCCACCTTCAGGCACGTCGTCGTCGTTTTTGGCACCGACTACGAGATCTGGCACACCGTCTCCATTCACATCACCTGCCGCCGTGACGGCTGTGCCGAAGAAATCACTCGCATCGAGCACTCCTGTGAATCCACCGACGGTTGAGCTGATTTTCTGGATAGCACGCACGGTCCCATCAGAGTTCATGAAGCACACATAGACAGCGCCACGGTTGCTAGCGCCATCGTCGTCTTGCTCCGCACCGAGGACGAAATCATTCACATCATCACCATCGAGGTCACCGACCACTGCCACACCGCTGCCCAGGCGATCTCCGTTATCGATTTGGCCGATGGGGAAGCCACCGACGCCGTGAGCGATCTTTTGATGGCTCTTCACGGTGCCGTTGGAATTCAGGCGCAGCAGATAGACCGCGCCACGATCTGCACCACCAGTATCATCACCATATGCGGTGCTCAGAAGCTCTGGCACGCTGTCGCCATCCACATCAGGCACTGCCGCGAGAGCCCAACCGAAGTTATCAGAATTCACCAATGGGCCACTGAAGCCACCCGCTGTGCTACTGATCTTCTGGGTGCGATTGACGGTGCCGTTGGCATTGAGATAGACGATCCAGACTGCTCCACGGTTCGAGTTCGCTCCACCGTCATCATCATTGTAAGAACCGACTGCGATGGCATGCGTGCCGTCGCCACTGATGTCGCCCAATCCCGCCACAGCGCTGCCAAATCGGTCGTTGAGCAACAAAGTTGGAGTAAAACCACTTTCGCCTGTCGTGATGCGATTGACGCCGATCACGCTGCGACCAGCACCCATGCGCACGATATAGACTGCACCGACCTGGACACCTGCCACAGCACGTTTCCATGAGCCGATGGCGATGTCCTGAAAGCCATCGTTATTAATGTCACCGATGCCAGAGACAGAGCTGCCGAATTCTTCATTATCCTCAAGGAGACCCGCGAAGGCTGCGTGTGAGGCAGCGAGCTTCACAGGTGTATCCAGCGCCTCTGCATTGGCGGGCGGCGAGTAAAGCTGACCGGCCTGCACATAGGTACCATTCAGCGTGCATGGCAGGCTGCCTGTCTGGAGATTCAGCTGCCAGATGGCACCGCGATTCGATCCACCATCATCATCCTGGGGAGCACCACCGATGATGTCAGGCACGCCATCCCCACTGAGGTCCTGCGCTGCGGCGAGCCCGATACCGAAGTTGTCCGAAGAATCGAGGCCCGAGAGTGCCGTCTGCGTGGCTGCGCTGAATTTGTTCATGCCTGCGACACTGGAGTCACGGTTCATAAACAGGATATAGGCAGCACCAGCGAAGGGACGCGTGCCCGTAGGCGCACCGTCATCCCCGTAGGCACCGACGACGAGGTCTGCGATGCCATCGGTATTAAAATCAACGCCGCCACTCAATCCGATACCGAAACGGGAGGCACGGGCTACTTTCCCCTCAAATACGGATGCCGTGCCGTCGATGACGGTCGTGGCGAGCGGTTCGCCCGTATTTTTCAGAGTCACGATGTAAACAGCACTACCACGCGTGGTATCACGCACGGCGCCGATCGCCACGTCTGGCACACCGTCGGCATTGATATCGCCGATACCCGTCACCGAGGTCGCAAGAGCGTCATTAGCCATACTTGGCACACCCATACTTTCCCCATTGATTTTGGCATATTCCAAGGCCTTGCCGCTACGATCAGGATTCATGAAAAGGAGGAAGGCATTGCCCTCATTGCCCAATGCACCATCATAGCCCGGTGAGCCCACGATGAGATCCGGTGCTCCGTCGTTATTGACGTCACCAACGAGCTCCAGGGAGGTGCCCAGGCCGTCATTCGTGCTGATCCAGGTGGCGTTGATGCCGCCGGAGTTGTTACTAATGCGTTCGTAGCTATCCACGGTGCCATCGGGTTTCAGGAAGAGCACGTACAAGGCACCTTCGGTGTTGAAACCGGACGAGCCGACAGCGATGTCGGGCGTGCCGTCACCATTAAAGTCACCCAAGGCGGTCACGCCGGAGCCGAACTGGCTACCAGGCAGGATCACGCTCGCGGGCATGCCGCCTACATTGTCCGTGATGAGAGATTGGCCTTTCACGGTACCGTCTGCATTGCGGAAAACGATCCAAACCGCCCCCATGGCACCGGCACCGCCATCGTAGAGGTAACTTCCAACCGCGAGGTCGGTGACACCATCCGCATCGACGTCGCCGATGACTGCCACGTCATTGCCGAAGCGGCCTAAATTTGGCAGTGTGCCGCTAAAACCACCCACGGTGGAGCTGATCTTCACCGCACTGGCTGCGCTGAGGCCATAGCATTTCAAATCCTCACCCGCGAAGAAGGCTGGAGCAGGCAGAGAAGCCCACTGGATGTCAAAAGCGTCGATGCGGCCATCTTGGTCAAAGTCCTGGAGCACCACATTACTCGCGTCCTCAGCTCCAACGATGCTACCTGGCACAAAGGTGGTGCCAGCAGGGATGATTTCGGAAAGAGTCACATCCTGTGCGGTCATGTTGCCCGCATTGTCGTACTCGAGGGTGTATTCCAGCACACGACCTGCCTCCGTCCATTGCTCGCTCGCATCAGAGACGTTTTTCACGCTCTTGGACACTGTGAGGTCGGGTAGGAAGACGGTGACGCGGGAGTCATCGGTATTATTGGTGGTCACCGCCTCCGCAGGATCAGTGTCGCTCTGATTGCGCAGGGTGACAGTGGCGCTGTTCACCAAAGTGGTGCTGTCTGCGACGTTTGCATTGATGGTGACATACACCTCAAAGGTCTGGCCAGCGCCGGAAGGAAGACCCACTTTGCGGAAATAGAGTGTGTCAGAGGCATTGTTGGTGCCGAGATACCAGCGCACGGTATTTCCACTGACGACACGAGTCACTGGGACACTACCTGTGATCGGATTTCCCAAGGCATCGAGCGGGGCTGTGCTGGTGCCATTTTCATCGAGTGCGAGCTCGAGGAAATTATCCTCCGGTGAGCCCAAGGTGACACCGGTAGGTAGTGTATCGAGGATTTCGATGCCATAAGCGGTCTGCGTGCCCGAATTTTCCACCCGCAGGGTGTAGGTGAGCGGCTTGCCTGGAGCGATGCCTGGCGTGCTTCCCTCAGCGGAGGCGGTCTTGGTCAAAGACACGTCATTGCCGGGTGTGCGAGTCACATGGTCATCGCTACTGTTTTCTGGCACCTGATCGGTGTCAGTCGTGTGGATGCTGGCCAGATTCTGCAAGTTCACGCCTGCCGGGAGCAGCGCCGGGGCACCCCCATTCGGAGCGATGGCATCGGTAGTGACGGTGATCGTGAACGGACCTGCCTCACCAGCCAAGGTGCCAACCAACCAAGCGATGTGATTGACCGGCGTGGTAGGAGCGGCACTCCAGCCGCCAGTGGTAGGACTGAGCGGATTGAAGGCGGGAACACTGCCGCTAGCGGCTGCATGGAAGTAGGCCGTGACTCCAGCTGGAGCATTGCTGGTGACGTAGGTCAGATCCGCTTCGCCATTGGCATTGTAGTCCGGCAGGGTGTCGATGACGTACACGTTGTTGGCGGATTGACGCAGATTGTTCCAATAACGGATTTCCCAATTAAAGCGGTCACCAGGGGAAGTGAAGGCCACGCCGGACTTCAGGATAGCAGGATCAGGATGCGGTGTGGTGATCGTTTCGGTGTCGGTATTCGGATAGGTACCGTCTTCGGGTGTGGTGGTGGTTACGGTGGCCGTATTCGGCAGCGCAGTGCCTGCAGGCACTCCAGCATTCACAGTGGCACGATACTGTAGGACGATGTTGCCCGAGTTCGCTGGCAGCGTGCCTGCGGCAAGGGGGGATTTGGTGATGGCATTGCCATTGGCGATGCTCCAGGAGAGCGAGCCAGAAGAGAGAACTGGTGCCCCCGCTGTGTATCCAGGTGTGAGCACCAGGAAGGAGCCAGTGACGTAGGTCATGTCTGGGGAAAGCACGTCGGTGAGCACGACACCCTCTGCCGGGATGGCGGAGACATTGCTAATGACGAGATTGTAGGTCACCTCATCTCCTGCGATAGGATTTGGCTGACTGCTGGTCTTCACCATACGCAGCTCTGCATTACGCACGATGACGAGATGGTCATCGGAGGAGGTGCTGGTGTCCGTGCCCGTGGTGGCTGTGGCGGACACGTGATTGAGCAGGTTCGCCCCGCTCGTGATGCCGGCATTCACCTGCGCCTGAATGACGAGCGTGCCGCCTTCTGAAGGTGCGAGGTCATCTCCATTTCCGCGATACCCTGTGGTGCCTGCGATATCAAAGGTCACCGTCGTGGTGCCGTCTGGATTCGAGACGACACTGGATGGCACCGCGAGGCCGTTATTGGCTGGAGGTGCTCCATTGGCCAGTGCGGCGGCATTCCAAGTGTGTGTGGCACTTTGGAAGGTCACTCCCGCAGGCAGAGTGTCCACGATGCTCACGACATCATCCGTCGTGCCGGAGTTGTTGTAATATTGGATCGTCCAGGCAAAGGAAACACCGGTATTGACCGCAGACGGCCCCGTTTTTTGGACCAGGATGGCTGGTGAGTCATTGATGGTCGTGACGACTTCGTTGCCGATGGCCTGGAGCAACTCCTCAGAGAAAACCGCACCAGAATTGAAGATCACAGTGCCCACTGCAGAGCCAGCAGTGCCACTACCAGGTCCGTCCAAATCATTGCGCACGCGGAAGCTGACAGAACGGGCCGTGCCTGTGATAAAGGCAGGAGGAGTAAGCGATGCATCATCCATCTGCCAAGCCACCCAGCGGGTCTGCTCACCAAAGGGGCTGGTCCAAACATCATCCGAGGGATCAGAAGGCGTGCCATTGTTGTTCAGGATGCCTGGCGTGAATTTTGTGGCGATGGTGGCCGCACTCACAGGCGCGGATGGCGTGAGGTAGCCCGGCGGCAGATTGTCATCCGCAGAGAAGAGCAACTGCTCGCCCTGGGGTCCATAAGCACGCACAAAGACCATCTCCGCAGGGACACGATCGACCACATAGGTGCCATGAGAAGGTGAATCACCCTCATTATAAACTGTCAGTGTGTAATCGAGCTCTGAAGCACCTGGAATGAGGTCGAGCACATCATCCTTCACCACACGCAGCAGTGGGAGCATCTCGGCCACAGCACTGGCCTGATCGATCACGGGAGCGATCGGGCATGCAGCAGGCGCGGCTGAGATGGTGGAATTAAAGGTCAACTGCTCACC is part of the Verrucomicrobiaceae bacterium genome and harbors:
- a CDS encoding DUF11 domain-containing protein; translated protein: MAVRSSATLFMMAVALLANNLLFAAPNINNNAGTWTDLYNDNLGVSAVQQTVVDGASGIVKLVSGQTAGDFTTVRVKPTSFDAWGSLTLDGTWAAASDVTVTLLDATDTVIPGFNALPYTGPISLSSLSATTYPEIKVKVGLTKSTLAPVVTSLQATWNPISLLLLDKKAPATVQAGQVVSYRIRYSTSFVEARDLVVWDTLPNTASNTITYPASYGQNDNVTFVSATGGGVYTATALTVKGVSIPANSVYWDLGTKKEGTTDTLTFSVKTRNGTLNGTTVSNQALADAANAAAVTSQVVVTTVTALPAPLLEKRAGAGIYTVRGETLTRVNSENYFSIRAENSYTGEGRETMYDTVIYDKLTDLVGKIDPDLGGAGVPVKNISNGGTYVASYTPPAGGAAFPAVVWNVGTMEPGAVFTASFGVRLLDSPPLASTGQYINSAYIDSVRTRAPVRTLTPLQKDLLVKWPLHETPTGSFAKGDNLRGTFQIKAARDDDQFLNDLVPWSPTNPYLYVKPGGVLPFGLLVSNNGLSAMNDLVFLDKIPAGTTFKSAWFTDPWFQANAKVFYSTTDTANADTPPAYDYTAAPADLDASGNTYWENYATNPPSNVADVRWVAFYIPAVNSVFFDSSSPGWVSGAPQTGVAYYDVTVSSAFLDPDPCTDGFISNRALFRAYRYTPLNGGTPLTTTLSGQDDETTRVSIDKAILAVDGRGTVSTPVMTDPGNLTYTVKVKNTGEAIAGGVQVELRWPQTDVNGVLQYLPFVSVTPSAVTTFDPANGRVVVNMGNLAPGAISTAAITVLVPEGVSYGEQLTFNSTISAAPAACPIAPVIDQASAVAEMLPLLRVVKDDVLDLIPGASELDYTLTVYNEGDSPSHGTYVVDRVPAEMVFVRAYGPQGEQLLFSADDNLPPGYLTPSAPVSAATIATKFTPGILNNNGTPSDPSDDVWTSPFGEQTRWVAWQMDDASLTPPAFITGTARSVSFRVRNDLDGPGSGTAGSAVGTVIFNSGAVFSEELLQAIGNEVVTTINDSPAILVQKTGPSAVNTGVSFAWTIQYYNNSGTTDDVVSIVDTLPAGVTFQSATHTWNAAALANGAPPANNGLAVPSSVVSNPDGTTTVTFDIAGTTGYRGNGDDLAPSEGGTLVIQAQVNAGITSGANLLNHVSATATTGTDTSTSSDDHLVIVRNAELRMVKTSSQPNPIAGDEVTYNLVISNVSAIPAEGVVLTDVLSPDMTYVTGSFLVLTPGYTAGAPVLSSGSLSWSIANGNAITKSPLAAGTLPANSGNIVLQYRATVNAGVPAGTALPNTATVTTTTPEDGTYPNTDTETITTPHPDPAILKSGVAFTSPGDRFNWEIRYWNNLRQSANNVYVIDTLPDYNANGEADLTYVTSNAPAGVTAYFHAAASGSVPAFNPLSPTTGGWSAAPTTPVNHIAWLVGTLAGEAGPFTITVTTDAIAPNGGAPALLPAGVNLQNLASIHTTDTDQVPENSSDDHVTRTPGNDVSLTKTASAEGSTPGIAPGKPLTYTLRVENSGTQTAYGIEILDTLPTGVTLGSPEDNFLELALDENGTSTAPLDALGNPITGSVPVTRVVSGNTVRWYLGTNNASDTLYFRKVGLPSGAGQTFEVYVTINANVADSTTLVNSATVTLRNQSDTDPAEAVTTNNTDDSRVTVFLPDLTVSKSVKNVSDASEQWTEAGRVLEYTLEYDNAGNMTAQDVTLSEIIPAGTTFVPGSIVGAEDASNVVLQDFDQDGRIDAFDIQWASLPAPAFFAGEDLKCYGLSAASAVKISSTVGGFSGTLPNLGRFGNDVAVIGDVDADGVTDLAVGSYLYDGGAGAMGAVWIVFRNADGTVKGQSLITDNVGGMPASVILPGSQFGSGVTALGDFNGDGTPDIAVGSSGFNTEGALYVLFLKPDGTVDSYERISNNSGGINATWISTNDGLGTSLELVGDVNNDGAPDLIVGSPGYDGALGNEGNAFLLFMNPDRSGKALEYAKINGESMGVPSMANDALATSVTGIGDINADGVPDVAIGAVRDTTRGSAVYIVTLKNTGEPLATTVIDGTASVFEGKVARASRFGIGLSGGVDFNTDGIADLVVGAYGDDGAPTGTRPFAGAAYILFMNRDSSVAGMNKFSAATQTALSGLDSSDNFGIGLAAAQDLSGDGVPDIIGGAPQDDDGGSNRGAIWQLNLQTGSLPCTLNGTYVQAGQLYSPPANAEALDTPVKLAASHAAFAGLLEDNEEFGSSVSGIGDINNDGFQDIAIGSWKRAVAGVQVGAVYIVRMGAGRSVIGVNRITTGESGFTPTLLLNDRFGSAVAGLGDISGDGTHAIAVGSYNDDDGGANSNRGAVWIVYLNANGTVNRTQKISSTAGGFSGPLVNSDNFGWALAAVPDVDGDSVPELLSTAYGDDTGGADRGAVYLLRLNSNGTVKSHQKIAHGVGGFPIGQIDNGDRLGSGVAVVGDLDGDDVNDFVLGAEQDDDGASNRGAVYVCFMNSDGTVRAIQKISSTVGGFTGVLDASDFFGTAVTAAGDVNGDGVPDLVVGAKNDDDVPEGGSGSNRGAVWLLTLNANGTTQAWRKTSAATSSMSAELAVGDLYGQAVGSLGDLDGDGFIDIGAAASLNDTGGVNRGAVWIASLTPVGHYLTGTYEKLVNVDCLVGWRDLIVDQTVPDGTAIEWSILTADGSHVLFGPNNMSSGLISVGSIDPKNTEVLVRAVLTSESRLLSPQIHGWKLTYYACEKKQIKFRVTVDDPAPAGQTAVDNTVSISTSTPESSYTNNVADDSILLRLTDVEVTKTASRVSARPGDTVFFTLQWTVNGPQEALGVTVKDTLPAGFTFINSTPAQTSSDGQVFTWELGNQGASQTGTIIVETTVDSGTLPDTYTNVVRVTNDRQETDTTNNEDSVPVVVVALTDPLFANVWTSKSGPATAPLGGLLNYTITYGSNGGGDADNVVITDLLPAGLTFASAVPTPTSVSGQTVTWNMGTLADGATGSITLTAQVGTNYLTLHNQSVINYAAISTTSTEVSLADNADDHPVTLLGAPAAIGGRVWFDADADQTLDSTESGLANVLLTLTGTDVFGNPVTATQYTGSDGTYTFTGLTPGTYQIVETQPAGHKSTVDLLGTVASVARGTNSDPLDDQFTSITLNSGDRGENYNFGEVTPASVGDKVWIDHNGDGVQDATEPGIGGVLVFIDSDNDGIYDVGEPSATTTADGLYHIENLLPSTYTVMVDASTLPAGVTQTGDPDTTINHKTTVTLSHGQDLLTADFGYQGNASLGDYVWNDLDADGVQDATELPISGVVVFLDLDNDGIKDANEPADTTDSAGLYGFTGLIPGTYTVMVDSSTLPAGVTQTGDPDATADHKTSITLAAGDNTLTADFGYKGDASLGDYVWNDADGDGVQDATELPISGVVVFLDLDNDGIKDANEPADTTDSAGLYGFTGLIPGTYTVMVDASTLPAGVTQTGDPDASVDHKASITLAAGDNTLTADFGYQGNASLGDYVWNDFDADGVQDATELPISGVVVFLDLDNDGIKDANEPADTTDSAGLYSFTNLIPGTYTVMVDSSTLPAGVTQTGDPDATVDHKTSITLAAGDNTLTADFGYQGNASLGDYVWSDADADGVQDAAELALPNVRLFLDLDGDGSLDSNEPTQVTDSMGHYSFTGLIPGSYTVKVDASTLPLGAAQSADPDATLDNMTTLALAAGDDVLTADFGYQSPPYRLSGQVRLDSDGDGDLGDSDGGIAGVVIRLYNDPNGDGDPADGTLLAIAVTDASGHYDFSGLPAGSYVVTESNPANAVSSADVTGANDDRVSATITNADITGRDFLDKSIVLHAIRGTVLDDGTPDDGAFGAGDTPIAGAVIQLFKDLNTDGIAQSGELIATTATLLDGSYAFINLPDASDYLIIETNPAGFISENDVAGSATDDLITTSIAGADSTGNDFLDDTGVVHSISGTVRDDYDLDGSFSDNDQPVSGVTVTLYADINGNGVYDPQTDTRVGSTVTNSLGQYLFTGLGDGSYLVVETDPVASTSTADVQSANDNLIPVTLAGVDSSQNDFLDAVDPAGYIYSSVTGQIIGGGTITVTGPGGVTITQDGSSGQYSWITDGTPGTYTMTYAPPLGYIIDPTRPVTGASLDPTGQPDPYALGSSENALNPGYLTTSTAVGNPYYFTFDLASGDPFVINNNIPLVEVKPSSFAAWQYANPLGGQNGPNDDPDGDGVPNLAEFAFCYNPSSGIHRGCPFELEVQSGGSVNALLRRLQTSSGLTYTLQSLTDLSLSPGGWTDVTTLVPTLVSNGDGTQTATYTAVDALPALSSGQGFLRVKITDTASGASVVTDVSGFTKQLLGLGCVSSSMPYLPCPHATGSIDSVAGSTLVCSTSAGTGSYITALAAGKQHYIEITSGENEGHRYEIDEAATTATSLAIDLASALNTQATLPATLATDTWELRTHHTINELYPPAAFTSTNNPNTADRILIPNGAAFTTYWLYTNSGSPKWVLTSDATRVDQGGVILPPCAGYFVHPKTVQVSRTYAGRVRANDFICPLPIGSSMIASGWPLDQGPNSRAMTTIANAFVSSSSPTNADKILTWQGDSVSDATAYDTYAYLTTSSGGRWVKTQNAGLTDQGNTPFLKSLRAVFVKVTTAHPTWIMPLPWTP